The genome window CTAGTGTGACACTAAAAAAAAAGCAGCTCGGTGTACTAAGGTCCGGGGAAGAGTCGAACCACAAGGATAtatcgtacgcagccttaccctgcattttttACAAGATGTTATTTCTACGGCTCAAactcgtgacctcctggtcacgtggcagcaactttaccggtTATGCCAAGGCTCCCCTCCTGATACTAGTCTAACACTGTTATGTTAAAATCTAACAAATGGATTATCATGTTTAATTTAAAATGCTCACCAGGgaaaagaagaggaagagggAAAGGAAGAATAGCATCTTGGATGAAGAGTCAAACTTTCCATAAATAGAGTCCCATGCCAAGCTAGCCATGCTTGGAGTTGCTAAAAACAAGAAGAAAACTGGCCTAAGCATTGCTGGAAGAGAGCTACTTCCTGGTAACCTCTGATAAAGTGTAACAAAAAGCACTAAATAATGTGATATTCCAATTGCAAACAAGAATAATGCACACTCATTCCATCCCATTTCAGCAGCTGCCCTTGCTCCTACTAAATTCCCAATAACTGATAATTGGCTAGTCGGATTCGCTACTCCTGATAAGAAGCGCTTCCCTTTTGTGATCCATTGTCCATATATCTTGATATCAAGTGCAACTATAGGTACAACAAAGATCCACCAAAGTACAAGAAAATAAATCTCTTTAGGCTTGAAAAATGGTGTGGCTTGAAGCAAAACAAGACAAGAAATCCAAGGAGCGAAAAGGTAGTTCACTCCAACATGATGTAAGAATTCACTTTTAACCATGTCAAAGTGAAAGAGAAGACGAAGTAGGTATAGAAAAGAAAGTGATATTAATGAGAATAAGGCTAAAGACCATAGAAGAATAAAGGCTGTAGATGGAAGCATACGAAAAATACTTCTAAACTTATGGATATCATCCGATGGCTCACTTAGTGTTTTCCATAATAATGCTTGGCTGCATAAAGAAAGGCTTATTCTAAAATAACCAGCATGAAATCTACTTAATATTGATAAAAATTGGTTCTTATGTGTTACAAAAAGGTTACTACTACAATTTTTCTGTGTTGAGCACAGAGTACTAGCATTTCTTGCTTCAGCCTCTTTGCTTTGCATTTCCATGGGAAAATTTGATGACTAATATTATGTCGATGGTTCTATCGGTGAAATGGGGTATAAATAGGAAAATTTTGGCAGATGAGAATTCGAAAAAAGTACGTACGTACTTTCTTTGAAGCAACATAGGTAGGAGAAAAGTCGGCTGACTTAGGCTAACCATTGTGGACTACTTGACGTGGGTTGTGGTTCCAGTTGTTCTCGAGCCCTTTACAGCTATAGTTTGTGTGTATGGGGACCCCATTTTATCTAGCTAAAATCTCTTACTCATATAGTAGGTATCACTCTAAAACACATTATTCACAATTTAAACATTATGAGTGGTAGTTCGAGATTCTACACGACTTATTTAATTTATTGAGTTTAAATCTAttatttatacttatttattaaatttttttagtATATAAACATAATACCATATAAAAAATATTGGATTAAGATGAACACCTAAGTTATCATTCGATCAAACTCCTGCTGTAAAAGAAGAAACACCGGAAATTAAGATATAAATCTCCTTTTTGTTTTTTCCACTTTTGTGTGTAGTGGATGATGATAATCCTTGATCCACTTTTGGTAATTAGGATAGGTAGGAACGTCGTCCTAGTAATCTTGCCAGTACCCCAAAAggcaaaaaattcaaaataaaagaaaaaagcaCGGAAAAATAGGCCTCTTAATTTCTTTATAAATAAAGCTTTGTATTACTGTGAATTTCGAAATGTTAAGGTTTGATTGTTTTGAAGGAAGAGGGACGGATAAAAGGAATCAATAAAAAGTATGCTGTAATCAAAATGATCAATACGCACTATCTAGCGCATGGTTCCGCTTTCTCTTCCTTCTATAATTCGCCCATTAACTTCCTCTATCAGTGGTGAAAACACTCTTTTGTAAGTTCGTAAACGATTTTTTTATATATGTTTGTAAATGttatttaaagaaaaaaataatatgtaTATTTACAATATGTTTACATCACattaaaaaattattgaattatGATAATAAACAGAGGCGGCCCTCCCCCAAAGCAGGTAAAACAATTGTTTTAGGTCCTACATTTGTGGGGGGCCACTTTTTTGTTACACCTAATTATGCTATATATAGTTTTAAAAAATGTTATGTCAAGTGAAAAATTTTGATTTCTCTTTTTAACAAATATAGAAAAGAATAATTTGCAACTGCTATGTTTTATGCCAAGGAAATTGCATTTGAAATGAATATCAAACCCAACTTTCATAAGAAACGTGTGATATATGGGAAGAAACAATTTGATGAGAATATTgataataaaatctcaaaatcTCTCGAAGAGTCCTTTTAGAGTTGTTTACTTTTTACGAAAAAtatccaaatatgcccttgtactatacgaaattgagcacatttgcccttcgttaatactttagctcaaatatgcccttaccgtcacatagttgatccatatatgcccttagagttacacagttggcccatatatatcgttttcgaaacggaatccacccaaactaattagctctttcgttaattgtattaaagtgtattacaaacactattttctttttattagtactttttttccttacctttctcttttctttcttcttttttattttcttctcttttttttcctttttctttctcccttatccgatttcctccattactgatgtgtTCTCCATTTTCGttaccaatttcacttgacaaaactcatgaattccaattactaagaaaattctcccataagaatatttttatagatcatatgtttgtcaattttttaatttttactgaacatatatttagttctaaaaaatttaacaaagtaagattgaaataatatttatgtaacaaaaaacccaaaaaatctAACAAAATcgaacaatccaaaccgatataattggtttggtttggttttgataaaaaccgaaccaacccgttccatgtacacccctaatttacatagttaataaaaaaaatagaaaatatccAGCTGAAAAAAGACTAGCAattcaaatttataacactacaacttgaactctaggcttttaatcattaaattatatttctggaaataatttaaatattttagtcttttgagtattgttaaaggttgagatgtttttattattttaaagtttaaactatAATTGTTGGAATaatttaatttcgtttatttagagggccagtgaaattggaacttgattaccttatgggagaattttcttagtaatttgaattcatgagttttgtcgagtgaaattggtgacgaaaatagagaagacatcagtaatggaggaaacggataagggagaaagaaaaaggaaaaaaaagagaagaaaagaaaaaagaagaaagaaaagagaaaggtaaagaaaaaaaatactaataaaaatgaaatagtatttgtaatacgctttaatacaattaacgagtACAATTGAAAGATAACAGTTTAATtgatatactcaatcaaataaaaagatttaTTTCTTTTCCAAATGcctatattgcttatagaataatgttaataaCTCATGTTACCATTGGCGAAAAGAAgtatttcaaaattaaaattgataaatcttacctaagatcaacaatatctCAAGAGAGATTAAATAGATTAGTTATATTGTCAATTGAGAACGacttattaggaaaaaactgattataagaaaattattagcAACTTTACTTCTAAAAAAGGTagacaaataaacttcaaataaaaaatttctttaaaaaaaaaagttaaggCCCTCGTAAAGTTTGGCTTTAGGGTACAAAATTCGTCAGGCCGCCCATGATATAATATGATATAATAGATGGACAATACTTGTGCAAAGTCTTTCTTATATCACGGTCCATAATAACAATTGGATGAGATTATATCATCGTCTCGTTAGAAAGCAGCAAAATCATGAGAGCTAGTTGCTAATGAGGCCTAAAGAAAataaacacaacacaaaatttccaacttcaattACACTGGGAGGCAATATATATAATTGACTTATTTTGAAAATAGCCAATCTACGTTGCGACGGTTTTAAAGCATTTCACTTTCATTCAACCATCTTTTTAAAGCTAGTACGTTTCGAATCTGTTCAACCATCTTTTTCACTTTCATTCAACCATGAGCTGTCTAATGAGTCAATGCCTCACTGGCTCACTCTCATTAAAAATGGTATTGTAGTTTATAACAAATATTCTCTAGAATATCATTGTGTGATATATTAATTGTGCTAAAGATATTTCAATAATCTGTTTTGCTAAGTAAGTTTAATAGATTGGGAGATGGAGAATATAGATAGATAGTCTAATAGACTTCATAACATTGTCAAATAAATGCACTAATTCCCACTAAAAGATATTCTTTTCTCCGTTTTCTTCCAGGTTCTTTGATATAGTACTAATACCTAAGTGTAAGTAAAGCATTTCTTACTCCATGAAAAATGATTCAGAGAGGATCGAATTCAACTTCACAACATTTTGgcataatttaattatacttGGAGGAAACGAGCTATAAGGACCTGCTAATGATTCTGATACTTAACATTGCTCTAATTAAGGACAGGCTAAAATTATTCTAATCTTTAAAATTGCTCTTGTCTCTTTAATATCGTTAAGATAGAAGCTGTTATTTTGGATTAGTCCAGAATAAGTTCTTTAGACTCGTATTCCGTTTGTAACATGCACGTTGGCATTTGCTTTGACGGGTAGGACTCGGAATATTGTGAAACACAGGGAGTATCCACGTCCTACTATATATATGCTTTCCAGAGCCAACTATACGCACTGAATTTTGACCGTATATTTCTTAAGTTGATATTGATTTGACATGAAAGTTCCAACTTGTAGGTATTTTTCATATATTGTTAAAATTCAATTTTTTGACATGctttttacccttaaaattggataacaattaaacttataatgtagtTCTAaagacacgtgatttcacttaataccaattgatgaatatgaagattaataacagaaatgaactataaaataaagcaaatcagtgttagaatggaactcaaccCCCGAGTTTgaataccctcgaactggttgatgtaagaataattaaaaaataacaagctgatgaacaatagtataaacgagaaagagaattatattgctttgatatctgtGAACAATATGTGCTATAGATGATTAGAATccccctttaaatagtagaggaattccacttatggtataattctaattacagaagaaaatcccatgattagctaattaaccgtttctgatttgaacCGTTCCAAAATTTActccatgatcctcgaccagtcacggatatctcgcctttctgctattgtgctatcttcgatcttgctcgatgtctgtctcatttggtttcgatcgctactagcctcgatctcgacaggtacctcgattctgaactcggttctttatcctcgtgatttagtctgttccgttatGAGGCCATCCTTTGATGcaacctcccggtctcggtcaaatagtaaaatcaggtgggcccggttttaaccgtatacaaatagtcccctcattttttggagtgaaatgacaagaaacgaattgagctttcgattttctacctcgacctgtcatgacgtcatcctcgTGACGTAAGCGAAGGGATTGaccgaaacgtcccgtcggtacAGTTCCCCAAGTCATTAGTGAGTGTCAGTTGGTGGTTGAGGAGATTCCGCCTCGAGCCGAGAGGGTCTTAGAAAAGGACTCGGGCAAAGTCCACGAGTCATCGAAGATCGAAGATGCTTCCCGCCGAGATGAGCAAAAGGCGGGTATGTCTGAAGGGGCCGGCTCCGAGGCCCTTCGCAGCGAGGAGAACACCCCAAGTggctcacttggggcaatagatatTTGAGACTCGCCGATTCTCCCTGCGTTTTTTGAGGAGGCAATTCGGGAGGCCTAAGCTACGAGGACTCCGGAAGTAGACGAGGCCCATggaggggaggaccccttccgtgGTAACTTTATCGGGGTCGATGATACTACCGACCTGAGTAAAGCATCGAGTCTCCTCGATGAGGCTCAACAAGCCTTGAATCGAGTGAGTCTCAACTCCCTTTGTCGATGTCATACTTAGTTTATTTCTTCTCTTCACGTCTAATTTcctttattttttatgtatagGATTTGGCGCTCTATCAGGAGGCGTTTACAAAATCCCGAGCAAAGATGAGCCGATGTGAGGCCGACCTCcgagggctcacggaggagaaaaatgcccttaaacttctcagtgggcaaaaagaagaggagatcaaggacctccgagccgagttggccaaggctcaccaagatcagaccgacctgatcgagcaggtaatgaaaatcttaaaagctcatgggctcgattcgggaatggtggctaacatttcaatctcacagctgcagcagaaggtcGAGATGATCGAGCAGTTCCGCGAGGAGGTCAACATGATGAAGGTGGAGACCTTGGGGTAgaaagaaagtatggaccgctttgctgctgaAAAAGAGGTTGCTCGAACCCAATTGCCATCGGTCTACagtcagcttcgaggcatgaaggagaagagctcagctcaggcaaagaaaatagaggagctcgaggctcgattggcttccgaacttgcaaaggccaaatctgaagccaaaaaggcaaaggccgaggcagaggcgatcgtggccgtctaccgggCTGACGCTGAAGCCactcaagtccaagcgagagaggcagccgagaccaccCAAACTAGAGCTCATTAGATtgttgaactcgccaaatgccaatctcggagggaaaccctcaaggagatccatgctcgaggtttcgatcttaccgacgagataataaaggctaaagaACATGAAGCTGATGTGAGAGTGCTGgcctcttccgatgatgatgatgatgatggaagcaagagcgggtccgagaatggggaggacctcgatggagaagaagcttcccctgaggaaaattaggaatcttaggcttttttcttttttgattttttgtgcggGACCCTGATCGGTCCATGTAAATATTTTCGTATAGATAAAAGATATTTTTTCTAtttgacttgtctttattctatttcctgcctcgtgaaaattctatttcattcatgCTTTCATGCCTTATGGAGATTTTGCTCACAAGTTTGGGACTTTAGGCAACTAGACCGAAGTCGGACCAGTGTAGTCTTTAAAATCAAGtaagtacttgctcgaactcgaagtagaatgacccttaggttttagttgagtaaggacgatttctcgaactcaaaaaataaaatagcccttaggctcttgaattaggccgatatggtctcaaaagaatggcttttcccctttttcggcttgaaaaattaatcataaaaatttgccatgccttagcacgagataaatttgtacccattaggtttttcgaggattggtgttatcgaaatcctttactttgttatgccttagcataaaattgtCCGGGAGTTCGAACAATTCGCAACCCCTAGGatttttcgagggtcgatattatcgagacccttagtaattcagccaAGGGTTGCCTTTTTTAATCGgtttatgagaatatttgaaggcctgttttataatggaattcggacgtctccaaACCGTGTTACTTTGGTCGTAGCCTTTAGTTTGAGATTTGCCCCTTAGGCTTGTTTTCCTGCTATACTTCGAACTCGTTCGAAGTGTCAGTCCTCGAGTacggtggccgtggcctataaaatcgaggattgtctttttaaggtcttacgatttcgaggtttagtaattcgatcatgtcatTTTTTTGGACGGCAATCCCCGAGTATagggtaaattgtttgaacttcagttATGGTTGGCCCTTATGCCAGTTTCCACAATAtatcataagtatgaaattgtaaagtatatatttctctaaggcatggaacatctggtaaggaaaaatacttcttttaATAGATTATACATGCGTGCATATTTTGttattagggctcgagtaatctacgtggacacggttcatttgaccatttggtcctttacctatcgagaccctgtcgacacgaagtattttccttgtaactatctgagggtgatgccccccagtattcgaggttgattgtaaaggagcctcggatactgttgaattgatctaagttagcacgaacaatggttgcctcgttaaaaacctcgccggaaaaacccatttgggacaaagattggtctaagaaaaaaagagtgcaacgcatgcttttagacataaggactttgtgtttgaagaatcctttggtgtcttcgattaaacacc of Nicotiana tomentosiformis chromosome 7, ASM39032v3, whole genome shotgun sequence contains these proteins:
- the LOC104111063 gene encoding S-type anion channel SLAH4-like: MEMQSKEAEARNASTLCSTQKNCSSNLFVTHKNQFLSILSRFHAGYFRISLSLCSQALLWKTLSEPSDDIHKFRSIFRMLPSTAFILLWSLALFSLISLSFLYLLRLLFHFDMVKSEFLHHVGVNYLFAPWISCLVLLQATPFFKPKEIYFLVLWWIFVVPIVALDIKIYGQWITKGKRFLSGVANPTSQLSVIGNLVGARAAAEMGWNECALFLFAIGISHYLVLFVTLYQRLPGSSSLPAMLRPVFFLFLATPSMASLAWDSIYGKFDSSSKMLFFLSLFLFFSLVSRPALFKRSMRKFNVSWWAYSFPITVMAMASTKYAQEMKNTASHILMLLLSGLSVIVLLVLMIFTAFNSNSFLPGEGDGAVLCPNNIQRLSIV